One stretch of Bordetella avium DNA includes these proteins:
- a CDS encoding efflux RND transporter periplasmic adaptor subunit, with protein sequence MRFSPQRVSGFGLAVAIAFILSGCGEQPQMNPGMPQVAVLTVQPQKTSIISDLPGRVDAVRDAQIRARVTGIVQKVQFQQGGEVKENQVLFKIDPAPYKASYDQATAQLKQAQADLYSAKLLADRYAPLVKANAVSKQEYDNAVAAYRQADAAVAAAKAAQTAASINLGYTNVTSPITGRIGRPLVTEGALVDAASATQMALVQQLDPVYIDFTQSTTDLARLREAFASGQLQKLGPDTARVSIVLENGAIYNHPGKLLFTGITVDPSTGNVVLRAEVPNPDEILLPGMYVRVRLDEGVDDKALMVPQQALQRTADGMQSLMVVKDGKVQQVPITTSPAAINNQWVVTSGLSAGDMVVVEGFQKIRPGAPVQTSPWDPKAKPGQAQPAKQEPKS encoded by the coding sequence ATGCGTTTTTCACCTCAGCGTGTCTCGGGTTTTGGCTTGGCCGTGGCGATTGCTTTTATATTGTCCGGGTGCGGCGAACAGCCTCAGATGAATCCGGGCATGCCTCAGGTCGCTGTCCTGACTGTACAGCCCCAAAAAACCTCGATCATCTCCGATCTGCCCGGCCGCGTAGATGCTGTCCGTGATGCGCAGATCCGTGCCCGTGTCACGGGTATCGTGCAGAAAGTCCAGTTTCAACAGGGCGGTGAGGTCAAAGAAAACCAGGTTCTGTTCAAGATCGATCCGGCGCCTTACAAGGCGAGTTACGATCAGGCGACCGCGCAATTGAAGCAGGCGCAGGCTGACCTGTACAGCGCAAAGCTGCTGGCAGACCGCTATGCGCCGCTGGTGAAGGCAAATGCCGTCAGCAAGCAGGAGTATGACAACGCGGTGGCGGCTTATCGTCAGGCCGATGCCGCCGTGGCTGCAGCCAAGGCCGCTCAGACTGCGGCAAGCATCAACCTGGGCTACACCAATGTCACTTCGCCGATTACGGGGCGCATAGGCCGACCGCTAGTGACCGAGGGCGCGCTCGTTGATGCCGCCTCGGCTACGCAAATGGCTCTGGTGCAGCAGCTCGACCCCGTTTATATCGACTTTACGCAGTCCACGACCGACCTGGCGCGTCTGCGCGAGGCCTTTGCATCGGGCCAGTTGCAGAAGCTCGGCCCCGACACCGCACGCGTGTCCATCGTGCTGGAGAATGGTGCAATCTACAACCATCCGGGCAAGTTGCTCTTCACCGGCATTACGGTAGACCCGTCGACCGGCAACGTCGTGCTGCGTGCCGAGGTTCCCAACCCTGATGAAATCCTGCTGCCCGGCATGTATGTGCGTGTGCGTCTGGATGAGGGGGTGGACGACAAGGCCCTGATGGTGCCGCAGCAAGCCTTGCAACGCACTGCTGACGGCATGCAAAGCCTGATGGTGGTCAAAGATGGCAAGGTTCAGCAGGTGCCCATCACGACGAGTCCCGCCGCGATCAACAATCAATGGGTCGTCACCAGCGGCCTGTCGGCGGGAGATATGGTCGTTGTCGAGGGTTTCCAGAAGATCCGCCCGGGCGCGCCCGTGCAAACCTCCCCCTGGGACCCCAAAGCCAAGCCGGGGCAGGCGCAGCCTGCCAAGCAAGAGCCAAAGTCTTGA